Within the Hermetia illucens chromosome 6, iHerIll2.2.curated.20191125, whole genome shotgun sequence genome, the region AGAGATGTAACTCACCTGCGTTTGCTAACAAGGCATGTGTGGCAACATCAGCCGCGTTGGAGGCGTTTTCATGAGCTTCGTGAGCCGCCGCTGAGGCTTTGTTGACCGCTTCCTTCGTTGCTTCGAACTCAACTTGAGCCTTCTGCAGACGGCTGATTGCTGCTGATAGACGCGATTTTGCCTTATCCACCATAGATACCTGTGAGACGAGTTCAGCTCCTGCTTGTTCTTCGGTCGCTTTGGAGTGTTCAATGGCTGTATTGGCATTACTCAGGGCAGAAGATAACAAGGCAAAATGTTTTTCTGCGGCCTCTGTAGCCTCTTTGGCTGCATCTGCAAAATTCTTTGCTAGTTGATAGTGCTTGATTTCGGCCTCGAGAGCATGATGGGCATTCGTGACCTCTTCCTCGAATCCATGTAGAAGAATTTCCTTAGCCGCTAATGCAGCATGGGCTGTTGCAGCTGCTTGGGTGGCTTGTTGTGCTAAGGTGCTTTTGGCAATGTAGACTGCCTGTTGGACCGCAGCATTTTGCTTAGCCACGGAAATGTGAGCATTGTTTGCCGATCCTTGAGCGATTGACCTTAATCCACTTCCCGCGCTGAAACCAAGCTCTTTATAATGATAGTCAGAATCAATGTGGACAACATCACGGTCGTATCTTCTTGGTGTTTTCTGAATCTTTTTACAGTCACAATGAATAAGGCCTgcaacatatgaattgttaaagGATTATAATAGAAAATGCACCAAACTtgctttaagaaaaaaataattttgtacCGAAAAGTGATGTAGGATGGACCTAAGTACAACACTATCAATTTGGTATTGCTTGGCTtcgtaaaatttgatttttttgtggttctttgaattctcACCTACAACCGCTACTAGTAAGATAAAAGATACACGCATGATGAAGACTCCCTCTTATCTACGGGTTCCGAAGCTAAATGAGAATTGATTATATTTTGAGTTGATACCACGAATTTATATAACTTTTAATGCTTTTGCAATATTCATTTCGTAAATGGGACTTTGTTGCAAGGTGTGAAATGAATATTTGATAGATGTTACATTTCAGGTTAATTTGCAGCGCGATAAAAAAGATCATTCGCGATTGGTTATCATTGTAAAGTGggttatacatatgtatgcatattaAGTGATGAGGTATGCTGACGGTGTTTATTAGTTTTTACTGCATTTCCCTAGTTTTTCTATTGTTTTCTTTGGATTTCTCGGAACGAAACCATATAATACatggaaatgaaaaacaaaattcgaTTTCGGATTCAAATATTTATGGTCGGACAATTATCCTGCTAGAACAATTAGTGGTGACTTTAAGCAATATCGTTCAGAAAGAGTTGGTCAAAACTGTTCCATTGTGCTAACTTAATTCCACACGATCCGTGATAGCATCTAATAATATACACAACAGTAGAGATTTTAACAAAGGTTGAATTATCCAGGGTATGGAGAGGAAAGGGCAAGGTCCCCCCTTCCAATCCCAACTTGTGGCGGACACCTTCTTTAAAAAGTTATGTCACATAAAAGGAGGTTCTTATAATATCATAATAGTGGGACAGGGAATCCTCAGCCCGCCTTTCTGTTTGCGGCAACAATTTCCTTAACAATATGttgcaatgtctgtctgtctttttttcccgaagacactggtacacatgttccagcgtgtgggatttttactcactaaagccGCCCCCTAACTTCTGTCCTCTTCCCCGCcgaaccaccacaaagtatttcgtcgcggggtggACATGGCCCTAGCCTCTTCCatcgcccatcgattgcattcgcttCCTGTGCCTCCCTTAATCTGCACTGAATTCACCTTACCATGgcgttcactgcattccagaTCTCTtggcatttttccaattatattttccggtgctagtgttcctcccaatgtctcctctaggcactgcctttcctcagcgaatctaggacaatggaaaaaacatgctccaggtcctccggaataccggAGTTGGGTCAGCTGTCCAgcttaaacctatagaggtatttacggtaaccgccatgGTTCGTgggaaactgcgtgagatcatagtttatctcaccaagCGTTCTCTGCTTCCACACCTTGATTCTGAGAATCAAactgtgggtccatcgacccttttttgCGTGtccccaccgttgctgccacctgcttaaggatttcttcctttctgcgtttttcatttggaaatgagaggaagaatcgggtccatcatagatacgtgccatctcatcggccaaaataTCGAACGGCATCACTCTGGCTATTGCATAGGCCACTTCGTTCGAGATTGTTCTATAAtcacagcacactcttagggtaTGGGCAgtatagaactcaccactctagctataagcagtctagGAGTGCATCGCGGGCCTCCAACACGCCTTgttgcaaacattttgtaagtgctgTTCTGAATTCAGCCTCACATCTattccccattctgatacgaGCAGTAGTTTCCTTACGCTGCTTCgagataagcaccgcctctgttttatcctccgagAGTGtaagacctgcatctttcagctaCTTCTTTATGGCAGTGaatgcttcggatgaatacaattccacatccgccagatcttttgcaacaacaatcaatgCTATGTTATtggcgtaacccactattgtggcctTGCTAGCAACTGAgacattgaggacatcattatacatgatgtttcacaataGGGGTCTCGGCACAgaacc harbors:
- the LOC119659607 gene encoding uncharacterized protein LOC119659607 gives rise to the protein MRVSFILLVAVVGLIHCDCKKIQKTPRRYDRDVVHIDSDYHYKELGFSAGSGLRSIAQGSANNAHISVAKQNAAVQQAVYIAKSTLAQQATQAAATAHAALAAKEILLHGFEEEVTNAHHALEAEIKHYQLAKNFADAAKEATEAAEKHFALLSSALSNANTAIEHSKATEEQAGAELVSQVSMVDKAKSRLSAAISRLQKAQVEFEATKEAVNKASAAAHEAHENASNAADVATHALLANAGELHLSSTENSLKA